Part of the Flavobacterium sp. KS-LB2 genome is shown below.
TTCAAACGTTTCCCATTCATGTTTGTTTACAGCATTGATTTTTATGGCTTTTTTGATTTCACTTTTTAATTTATTAAAATCCATATCTGAATCCAGAATACTTTGAATATTTTCAATCATCTCACTTTGTTTTGCAATTGAAAGTGATTTACCGGCAACTTCTGATGACTTAGATTGTAATTCTAGTTCCAAAATATGTTTTTCATATTCTTGAATATTCAATTCGTTTTCGGCTTTTAATTCCATCTCCAGGATTTTCTTTTGATGTTTCAATTCTTCATCACGCAACTCCAACTTTTGTATGTAGCGCATTTTATTCCATTTATAATACAGATAGAGTATTCCTCCTATAACTATGAGGTACAATACAATCATCCATAGCGAAAAATACCATGGTTTAGCGACTAGAAATTGAAAGCTGGAAATGGAATCGTAATCTAATCCGTCATGAAGATAAACTGTAATTTCATTCGAGCCACTATTTAAATTATTCAATACAATCAAACCCTCATTTACGGGAATAAATTCTTTAGTTCCATTTATTTTATAAAACAAATTAGGTCTTGTAGCTCCAAAAACACCTGATATTACATGTATGCGAAGCTCAGAATTATAAGGAATCTTTGCCTTATTTTGAACCAATTCATCATTAACAAAAGCTTCTATACTAATAGTTGAGGCTTTCTTGCTCGCGTATTTTAATTGCAATGAAATAAAACCATCATCCAGATTTAGCAGATAATTATCTTTATTTTTAAAAACTTTTACATTGTCATTAATAATTTTTCCTTTGTAATATTTCTCTTGAATGATATTGCGAACAAACGTATTGCCTTGGGCATAAATATGATACAAAAGTCCTTCTTGAAGGATCAAAAAATGATTTTCATCAATAGAAACGATATTTGATACATTTTTAAAATTAGCATTAAACAATTCATTCTTTTCTAATTGATTGGTGATTGAATTATAGGTATACCACGATTTATTAATCAAGAAAAGGATTTCGTTCCTGAATTCAAATATTTTTACCCCAAAATCATTACTTATCTTACTGTGTTGGGTGACATTCTTGATATCAGTTGTTTCGTAAGCATCATTATAAAGAATCCGATACAAACCTCTATTGTTATCAGCGGCCCATATTTCATTTTTTCTATTTTGAGCAACATATTTAATAGGCTTCAATATGCCATTTATGACAATCTTCTGATTCAAATCATTGGTATTATTATAAATGACTACACCGCTATAAGTGGCTTGTAAATAGGAATTATTAATACTGCTTTTCACTAAATTCCAACCTCCATTTATAGCGCTTAATTTATAGAACAATCCATTCTCGTACACAAAAGTGCCTTCATTATGACCAATAAGATATTTGTTATTTATTTTACTAATATTCCAAGCCTGTCCTTGGGTATTGGGGATTAACGAAAGTAATTTGTCTTCGTATTTAAAAACACCATGATTCGAAGCCATTAAATAGCCTGTTGGTGTGCTTGCTACCGAATAAACAGAGCCCAAAACACCCGAATTATCATAAAAAATAGAAATTGGAGAATTAACCTCTATATGAGCAATACCATTATCTAAGCCCAACCACAAATCATTTTCTTTGTCTAGGCCAATACTCAAAATAGAATTGTTCATCAATACGTTATTTCGATTGATGTTTTTATAGGAACCAGAATTCAAATCGAAAATATAAACTCCTTTGTTAGCTGTTCCTATGATTAGTTTCCTATTTTTGATGAACTTGGCAACGTTGATATTTGCGGCTTTCAAAATGGCATTTAATGGACTTTGCCAAGCCTTTAAAACGCCATTTTCTGCTACATAAATCCCATTTTTCTTTGTAAAAAAATAGGTTTTATTTTGGTATTTTTCAATAGCATGAATGACATTATTCTCTAAAACAGACCAGCCTTCCATCTTTTCAAACTTGGCATTCTTCATTTTATAAATTCCTTTTTCTACTGAAGCAACGAATAATTCATTATCAACCGGAAAGCAATAGGAAACCAAAAAATCAAACTTACTTTCTTTAATTCCTTTTCCGTCATAGCTGAAAAGCCCATTAAAAGATTGAAAATATATTTTACCATTAAATTTAAATATCTTCCAAATTTCTTCATTATCACTGTCATCAAAAACTTTGGTTTTATTGGAATTGGAAATAGAAACATAAAACATCTTTCCTTTTTTTCGGAACCAATAGCCAAATTCTTTATAAGAACCTGAATAAATGCGGTCGCCATCAACCAGCACAGATCTAATGATGGTTTTGTTTGGCAAACTGTATTTTTCCCATTTTACGCCATCATACCGCAGTAAATAATAATTATTGGCAAAGTACATGGCGTTATCATTTCCTTGTGCCACACTCCATATCTGATTGTCTCCTTGATAATTTGACTTACTGTAATTCTCGACAAAAGGAAGGACCTCCTGTGCATAAAGTGAGAATGAAATAAAATAGAATAGGATTATAGTTGTAATTCTTGCTTTCAAAATATGGTATTTTATAGCCAAATATAAACAGATTTCTTAAATAAAAAGCATAAAAAAAGCCTCTGTTTACAGAAGCTTTTTGGGAATTAACGCTTTCCTTAATTCGTTAATAATTCAAACACTTGATTGGCAATTTCAATTTCTTCATTAGTAGGAATTACTAAAATTTTAGTCTTAGAATCAGGTGTATTGATTTCGCGAATGTTTTTAGAACGAATTTCATTTTTGGATGCATCCAAATCGATTCCGAAATACTCCATATCAGTACACACTAATTTCCGTATGTAAGACGAATTTTCTCCGATTCCCGCCGTAAAAATAATCGCATCCAAACCATTCAAGACTGCTGCAT
Proteins encoded:
- a CDS encoding helix-turn-helix and ligand-binding sensor domain-containing protein, yielding MKARITTIILFYFISFSLYAQEVLPFVENYSKSNYQGDNQIWSVAQGNDNAMYFANNYYLLRYDGVKWEKYSLPNKTIIRSVLVDGDRIYSGSYKEFGYWFRKKGKMFYVSISNSNKTKVFDDSDNEEIWKIFKFNGKIYFQSFNGLFSYDGKGIKESKFDFLVSYCFPVDNELFVASVEKGIYKMKNAKFEKMEGWSVLENNVIHAIEKYQNKTYFFTKKNGIYVAENGVLKAWQSPLNAILKAANINVAKFIKNRKLIIGTANKGVYIFDLNSGSYKNINRNNVLMNNSILSIGLDKENDLWLGLDNGIAHIEVNSPISIFYDNSGVLGSVYSVASTPTGYLMASNHGVFKYEDKLLSLIPNTQGQAWNISKINNKYLIGHNEGTFVYENGLFYKLSAINGGWNLVKSSINNSYLQATYSGVVIYNNTNDLNQKIVINGILKPIKYVAQNRKNEIWAADNNRGLYRILYNDAYETTDIKNVTQHSKISNDFGVKIFEFRNEILFLINKSWYTYNSITNQLEKNELFNANFKNVSNIVSIDENHFLILQEGLLYHIYAQGNTFVRNIIQEKYYKGKIINDNVKVFKNKDNYLLNLDDGFISLQLKYASKKASTISIEAFVNDELVQNKAKIPYNSELRIHVISGVFGATRPNLFYKINGTKEFIPVNEGLIVLNNLNSGSNEITVYLHDGLDYDSISSFQFLVAKPWYFSLWMIVLYLIVIGGILYLYYKWNKMRYIQKLELRDEELKHQKKILEMELKAENELNIQEYEKHILELELQSKSSEVAGKSLSIAKQSEMIENIQSILDSDMDFNKLKSEIKKAIKINAVNKHEWETFETNLNQIHNEFIINLSKKYPNLTSKDIKLCIYLKMNLSSKEIAPLMNISFRGVELHRYRLRKKLNLVQDENLSKFLLTI